A window of the Artemia franciscana chromosome 3, ASM3288406v1, whole genome shotgun sequence genome harbors these coding sequences:
- the LOC136024869 gene encoding zinc finger protein 664-like, with protein sequence MNSTPRYFMDLPQIPNIAELNIVTAVSVIKKEVEDALLGDDEKPLNGLSSISGPCKVEYDTQELGPPVSDNEENKDVSPVDSKEPYPLFKSYSNEFLSPKHENVSCLTLPSNSRPCKFEYDTEELEPICSDNEGHFSPHVSGLHIQKNSSLVVSKNPSTSGTSNSCTSESSAKGLENQKTRLKSCMQSEKERKLERHHTTYKGEKTCKCDVCDKTFSRAQYLKRHQIVHTGEKPFKCDVCGMTFSRAQYLKRHQRVHTGEKPFKCYVCDKTFSHAHVLNTHQRVHTGEKPFKCDACGKTFSQAVALNTHKRVHTGEKPFKCEICDKTFSQAHVLNTHKRVHTGEKPFKCEVCDKTFSQAAILNSHRKVHTGEKPFKCDVCDKTFSQAHVLSTHQRVHTGEKPFKCDVCDKTFSLANILNAHHRVHTGEKPFKCGVCSKTFSQAGTLNSHQKVHTGEKPFKCDICKKCFSLSYNLKKHQKMHASE encoded by the exons ATGAATTCCACTCCAAGATATTTTATGGACTTACCTCAAATTCCAAATATAGCTGAACTCAACATAGTTACTGCAGTTTCTGTTATCAAAAAAG aggttgAAGATGCTTTACTGGGTGACGATGAGAAGCCTTTGAATGGTTTATCCAGCATTTCAGGACCATGTAAAGTTGAATATGATACCCAGGAATTGGGACCCCCAGTTTCTGACAATGAAG aaaataaagatgTTTCACCCGTCGACAGTAAGGAGCCCTACCCCTTATTCAAATCTTATTCCAACGAGTTTTTGTCTccaaaacatgaaaatgtttcttGTCTTACTTTACCCAGCAATTCAAGACCATGTAAATTTGAATATGATACCGAGGAATTGGAACCCATATGTTCTGACAACGAAG gtCACTTTTCACCACACGTATCTGGACTGCACATACAGAAAAATTCTTCACTAGTTGTTTCAAAGAATCCATCTACTAGTGGCACCTCAAATTCTTGTACATCGGAATCTTCAGCAAAAGGCTTAGAAAACCAGAAAACACGCTTGAAAAGTTGCATGCAAAgtgaaaaggaaagaaaattggAACGGCATCATACAACATATAAAGGGGAAAAGACATGTAAATGTGACGTATGTGACAAGACCTTTTCTAGAGCGCAGTATTTGAAACGGCATCAAATAGTACATACAGGTGAGAAGCCATTTAAATGTGATGTATGTGGCATGACCTTTTCTAGAGCACAGTATTTGAAACGGCATCAAAGAGTACATACCGGTGAGAAGCCATTTAAATGTTACGTTTGTGACAAGACCTTTTCTCATGCTCATGTTTTAAACACGCACCAAAGAGTGCATAcaggtgagaaaccgtttaagtGTGATGCATGTGGCAAGACCTTTTCCCAAGCAGTAGCTTTGAACACACATAAAAGAGTGCATACCGGTGAgaaaccatttaaatgtgaGATATGTGACAAGACCTTTTCCCAAGCTCATGTTTTAAACACGCACAAAAGAGTGCATACAGGTGAGAAACCGTTCAAATGTGAAGTATGTGACAAGACCTTTTCTCAAGCAGCAATTTTGAACTCACATCGAAAAGTGCATACTGGGGAGAAGCCGTTTAAGTGTGATGTATGTGACAAGACCTTTTCTCAAGCTCATGTTTTAAGCACGCACCAAAGAGTGCATACAGGTGAGAAGCCGTTCAAATGTGATGTATGTGACAAGACCTTTTCTCTAGCTAATATTTTAAACGCGCACCACAGAGTACATACAGGTGAGAAACCGTTCAAATGTGGTGTATGTAGCAAGACCTTTTCTCAAGCAGGAACGTTGAACTCGCATCAGAAAGTGCATACCGGTGAGAAGCCGTTTAAATgtgatatatgtaaaaaatgtttttctctaTCCTACAATttgaaaaagcatcaaaaaatGCATGCAAGTGAgtaa
- the LOC136025449 gene encoding E3 ubiquitin-protein ligase RNF115-like — translation MTDARVEIRHYYCYECEAFFYLSMIDRDPEDYTCPFCLKGFVQEVSMPLHQQSAPLEMYTPHIPSRHMMDIRHILGFFFADEGLSFTGNSRDYAWGNQDLDRIIAELFNQAEESGPPPMPKEKIQNLERVKIAGSEDHQCTICYESYKLQESVTKLPCDHLFHNDCIVPWLELHCTCPVCRRSFLEEEEKTCIMNPADYRIQAEEGISQELDNRLSRSNPCTDWDLD, via the coding sequence atgactGACGCACGAGTAGAAATCAGACATTATTATTGCTATGAATGTGAAGCATTCTTTTATCTATCTATGATAGACAGAGACCCTGAGGATTACACATGTCCTTTTTGTTTGAAAGGCTTTGTTCAAGAAGTATCAATGCCTTTGCATCAGCAAAGTGCTCCACTCGAGATGTATACACCACATATACCATCCAGACATATGATGGACATAAGACATAtcctaggattttttttcgctGATGAGGGCCTAAGCTTTACAGGGAACTCTCGAGACTATGCATGGGGAAATCAAGATCTCGACAGGATTATAGCAGAACTCTTCAATCAAGCAGAGGAGAGTGGGCCCCCTCCAATGCCAAAggagaaaattcaaaatcttgaaagagtcaaaattgcaGGGAGCGAAGATCACCAGTGTACTATTTGTTATGAGTCCTATAAACTTCAAGAAAGTGTCACAAAGCTCCCCTGCGACCATTTATTCCATAACGATTGCATTGTTCCTTGGCTAGAACTCCATTGCACTTGTCCAGTGTGCCGCAGGTCATTTTtagaagaagaggaaaaaacaTGCATAATGAATCCAGCTGATTATCGAATTCAAGCAGAAGAAGGTATTAGTCAAGAATTAGATAATAGATTATCGAGATCCAATCCATGTACAGACTGGGACTTAGACTGA